A section of the Polyangium spumosum genome encodes:
- a CDS encoding DUF3540 domain-containing protein encodes MHAAARKLNRELTTVDEGTVVDVKDGVFTVRVGDFDCSARRAKSCLVAPAPGDVVLCSFGPQGRCFVLAVLEGAEGETKTRLEVEGDLDVVVGSGKLGLRGAKGVSVASGDELSLVGRALSVSALEGKLFVQKLAYLGDRLKAEVEAIKTVGATRESIFERVSERVKRSFRTVEDIDQLKANKVDYAAETTLAMRAEHAVLHAEELIKVDGKQIQLG; translated from the coding sequence ATGCACGCTGCCGCACGGAAGTTGAATCGCGAGCTCACGACGGTCGACGAGGGGACGGTCGTCGACGTGAAGGACGGGGTCTTCACGGTGAGGGTGGGTGACTTCGATTGTTCGGCCCGACGCGCGAAGAGCTGCCTCGTCGCGCCCGCGCCGGGCGACGTCGTGCTCTGCTCGTTCGGGCCCCAGGGGCGTTGCTTCGTGCTCGCCGTGCTCGAAGGCGCCGAGGGCGAGACGAAGACGAGGCTCGAGGTCGAGGGGGATCTCGACGTCGTCGTGGGCTCGGGCAAGCTCGGCCTGCGCGGCGCCAAGGGCGTGAGCGTGGCGTCGGGCGACGAGCTCAGCCTCGTCGGTCGGGCGCTCTCGGTGAGCGCGCTCGAGGGCAAGCTCTTCGTGCAGAAGCTCGCCTACCTCGGCGATCGCCTCAAGGCCGAGGTCGAGGCGATCAAGACCGTCGGCGCCACGCGCGAGTCGATCTTCGAGCGCGTCTCCGAGCGCGTGAAGCGGTCGTTCCGCACGGTCGAGGACATCGATCAGCTCAAGGCGAACAAGGTCGACTACGCGGCCGAGACGACGCTGGCGATGCGCGCGGAGCACGCGGTCTTGCACGCCGAGGAGCTCATCAAGGTCGACGGCAAGCAGATCCAGCTCGGCTAG
- a CDS encoding DUF4150 domain-containing protein, which produces MFANSQMGGLNLGFPDVCLTPIPPAPAPIPIPYPNLSIGPLGIPFVPVVLYGGTPAHNLATMIPISLGDNPGIATGVASGTVMGPTRSLTAAFSVLVGGLPGTRLTSVNIHNSTNAPGMRIVPSQVRVLLLAP; this is translated from the coding sequence ATGTTCGCGAATTCGCAGATGGGTGGGCTCAACCTGGGCTTCCCGGACGTGTGCCTCACCCCGATACCGCCCGCGCCCGCGCCGATCCCGATCCCGTACCCGAACCTCTCCATCGGCCCGCTCGGGATCCCGTTCGTGCCCGTCGTGCTTTACGGAGGCACGCCCGCGCACAACCTCGCGACGATGATCCCGATCAGCCTCGGCGACAACCCGGGCATCGCGACGGGCGTGGCGAGCGGGACCGTGATGGGCCCGACGCGTAGCCTCACGGCCGCGTTCTCGGTGCTCGTGGGTGGCCTGCCGGGCACGCGCCTGACGAGCGTGAACATCCACAACAGCACGAACGCGCCGGGCATGCGTATCGTCCCGAGCCAGGTGCGCGTCCTGCTCCTGGCGCCCTGA
- a CDS encoding DUF2169 family type VI secretion system accessory protein produces the protein MDVVSACPLRVGSIVWQPREGAYVLTVVCKATFALAPELSVLAEEQDDPNEHDEYWDDDERRSLSAASDLAPFKRGADILLVGHAYAPHAALSGPFFARLVVGDVLDKTIEVHGERAWTADGRLIEEPPSGRIALRWERAAGGPGTTNPVGVPPNTPLDARNLRRVPNFGPPGLRLARPSDVIPPVGFGPIAPTWPDRSDKLPRHASGWDHHRLGDGPLPAGIDASFFNTAPFDQRVAEIRGDEPISLTNLHPHAPHLSTRLQLVKPRALVQKSGAPAELSFRCDTLLLDTNRGIGSLTWRGTLALASPMEDVCVVVTTEESDRRLSGAGQPGTVQLDWRSSQQAAGSPALPFTPGELAGDLSIEETTSLSAEPPRVDPGAALPFIKPKLSFEPPPAPPPAPPPRPPSSVPPPPPDLASPGLPAAPPMIGPLAALRAPAPPDAAPPSAPPPSAPAEAAPAPAPLPDVDPAALSIEQFAAISAEIAEQHEARADILRRREWSEGTFAAAERRFSRELADEASRGEHDARARYDRAYVAAVEGFRGPIEPGEYARIVASLVKGQANAVLDELHIQRPALMPILRSWTKNVAGDKGAAGGALAALDAFRANKRG, from the coding sequence ATGGACGTCGTCTCGGCGTGCCCGCTTCGTGTCGGCTCGATCGTCTGGCAGCCGCGGGAGGGCGCGTACGTGCTCACGGTCGTCTGCAAGGCGACCTTCGCCCTCGCGCCCGAGCTCTCGGTCCTCGCCGAGGAGCAGGACGATCCGAACGAGCACGACGAATACTGGGACGACGACGAGCGGCGCAGCCTGAGCGCGGCGAGTGATCTCGCCCCGTTCAAGCGAGGCGCGGACATCCTGCTCGTCGGCCACGCGTACGCGCCCCACGCCGCGCTGAGCGGGCCTTTTTTCGCGCGGCTCGTGGTCGGCGACGTGCTCGACAAGACGATCGAGGTGCACGGCGAGCGCGCGTGGACCGCAGACGGGCGCTTGATCGAGGAGCCTCCGTCCGGCCGTATCGCGCTGCGGTGGGAGCGGGCCGCGGGTGGGCCGGGGACGACGAACCCGGTCGGCGTGCCGCCGAACACGCCGCTCGATGCGCGCAACCTCCGGCGCGTGCCCAACTTCGGGCCGCCGGGCCTCCGCCTCGCGAGGCCCTCGGACGTGATCCCGCCGGTCGGCTTCGGGCCGATCGCGCCGACGTGGCCCGATCGAAGCGACAAACTCCCGCGACACGCTTCGGGCTGGGATCACCACCGGCTCGGGGACGGACCCTTGCCTGCGGGGATCGACGCGTCGTTCTTCAACACGGCGCCGTTCGATCAGCGCGTCGCGGAGATCCGCGGGGACGAGCCCATCTCGCTGACGAACCTCCACCCGCACGCGCCGCACCTCTCGACGCGCTTGCAGCTCGTGAAGCCACGCGCGCTCGTGCAGAAGAGCGGCGCGCCCGCGGAGCTGAGCTTCCGGTGCGATACGCTCCTCCTCGACACGAACCGGGGCATCGGCTCGCTCACGTGGCGGGGCACGCTGGCGCTCGCGTCGCCGATGGAGGACGTGTGCGTCGTGGTGACGACGGAGGAGAGCGATCGGCGGCTCTCGGGCGCCGGCCAGCCGGGGACGGTCCAGCTCGACTGGCGTTCGAGCCAGCAAGCCGCGGGGTCTCCTGCTTTGCCGTTCACGCCCGGGGAGCTCGCGGGTGACCTCTCGATCGAGGAGACCACGAGCCTGTCGGCCGAGCCTCCGCGGGTCGATCCCGGGGCGGCGTTGCCCTTCATCAAGCCCAAGCTGTCCTTCGAGCCGCCGCCCGCGCCGCCGCCCGCGCCGCCGCCGCGGCCCCCGTCCTCCGTGCCGCCGCCCCCGCCCGACCTGGCCTCGCCGGGCCTGCCGGCGGCTCCGCCCATGATCGGGCCCCTCGCCGCGCTCCGCGCCCCCGCGCCGCCCGACGCCGCCCCTCCCTCCGCGCCGCCGCCCTCCGCGCCTGCCGAGGCCGCGCCTGCGCCTGCGCCTTTGCCCGACGTCGACCCGGCGGCCCTCTCGATCGAGCAGTTCGCCGCCATTTCGGCCGAAATCGCCGAGCAACACGAGGCCCGCGCCGACATCCTCCGGCGGCGCGAATGGTCGGAGGGGACGTTCGCGGCGGCCGAGCGTCGATTCTCGCGCGAGCTCGCGGACGAAGCGTCCCGCGGGGAGCATGACGCGCGGGCCAGGTACGACCGCGCCTACGTCGCCGCCGTGGAGGGCTTCCGGGGGCCGATCGAGCCCGGCGAATATGCGCGGATCGTCGCGTCCCTCGTGAAGGGACAAGCCAACGCCGTGCTCGACGAGCTCCACATCCAGAGGCCGGCGCTCATGCCCATCCTGCGTTCATGGACGAAAAACGTCGCCGGCGACAAAGGCGCGGCCGGTGGGGCCCTCGCGGCGCTCGACGCATTCCGCGCGAACAAGCGTGGCTGA
- a CDS encoding pentapeptide repeat-containing protein, protein MDKTELVQRVKGGEILSGIDLSGLDLAGADLSGGIFEKVSFRGANLGGCLFKESVLSECDFDGARMNEANLRHAVWNRSTLRGADLRGGNMPVVKFYQCDLTEARLSGSDLVISGFAQSDLSRADLSGCNLDRAGFVECTVTGMILARACLKQTTLYKADLTETNFSEARFDNTLFIGARLRGVNFAGMDLTLSQFIDADVEGASFERAIVRQCNFMRANLVEARFDGAEAQQAVFVEAKMARATFTKACLTRALFADAKLPLADLSGARVDEAIFHRAACEGARLVDCDLTYADFTHADVSAADFKGAKVFRTRFHRVKDKDTIWCSRAAALGDEADVSTSEDWNPPY, encoded by the coding sequence GTGGATAAGACCGAGCTCGTGCAGAGGGTCAAGGGCGGGGAGATCCTCTCGGGGATCGACCTCTCGGGCCTCGATCTCGCCGGCGCCGATCTCTCCGGCGGCATCTTCGAAAAGGTCTCGTTCCGCGGGGCGAACCTCGGCGGCTGCCTGTTCAAGGAGAGCGTGCTCAGCGAGTGCGACTTCGACGGCGCCCGCATGAACGAGGCGAACCTGCGCCACGCCGTGTGGAACCGCTCGACGTTGCGCGGGGCCGATCTGCGCGGCGGGAACATGCCCGTCGTGAAGTTTTACCAGTGTGATCTCACGGAGGCGCGGCTGTCGGGCTCCGACCTCGTGATCTCGGGCTTCGCGCAGAGTGATCTCTCGCGCGCCGATCTCTCGGGGTGCAACCTCGATCGCGCCGGGTTCGTCGAGTGCACGGTGACGGGCATGATCCTCGCGCGGGCGTGCCTCAAGCAGACGACGCTCTACAAGGCCGATCTCACCGAGACCAACTTCAGCGAGGCGCGCTTCGACAACACGCTCTTCATCGGCGCCAGGCTCCGGGGCGTGAACTTCGCCGGGATGGACCTGACGCTCTCGCAGTTCATCGACGCCGACGTCGAGGGCGCCTCCTTCGAGCGGGCGATCGTGCGTCAGTGCAACTTCATGCGGGCGAACCTCGTGGAGGCGCGCTTCGACGGCGCGGAGGCGCAGCAGGCCGTCTTCGTGGAGGCGAAGATGGCGCGGGCGACCTTCACGAAGGCATGCCTCACGCGAGCGCTCTTCGCCGACGCGAAGTTGCCCCTCGCCGATCTCTCGGGCGCGCGCGTGGACGAGGCCATCTTCCACCGCGCCGCGTGCGAGGGGGCGCGGCTCGTGGACTGCGACCTGACCTACGCCGACTTCACGCACGCCGACGTCTCGGCGGCCGACTTCAAGGGCGCCAAGGTCTTCCGGACGCGTTTCCACCGCGTCAAAGACAAGGATACGATCTGGTGCAGCCGCGCCGCCGCCCTCGGCGACGAGGCCGACGTGAGCACGTCCGAGGACTGGAACCCGCCGTATTGA